The Pseudanabaena sp. PCC 6802 genomic interval TGAGCATGTTAATCGCCGCTTGAAGATCTTCCGCATCTTATCTGGACGCTATCGCAATCGTCGTCACCGCTTTGGTTTGCGTTGCAATCTAATTGCTGGTCTCTACAATTTTGAACGCTCTCAAGGCTCCTCAGTTGGCTAATTTGCAAGAGGTCTATTCACTCGATGCCAGCCTCGCGCAAGCGCTGGCGAAGTTCTGCTACCTCGGCTTCAGCTTGTTCGGCGCGTTGGCGCTCTTGCTCGGCACGTTGGTATTCCCTTTCGGCGCGTTGGTATTCCTGTTCGGCACGTTGGCGCTCCTCTTCGACCAACTCCGATCGCCACAGCAACAGGTTGCTTTCTTCGTCCCACCAGCGCAACCAGTAACCCGTGCGGCTATCTCGCGTTCCTTGCCAAACTCCCAGAAACAGTTTTAGAGATTCGATCTGGAATCGTCCGTTTTCAGCAGCGGTTTGCAGGCGGTAGCGACCTGACTCGTCCAGGCGATACACCTCTAATATTCCATTGCTGGGATTGAAAATGACATAGTAGGGAACTTGCAAGATCTCTTCGTAGAAAAACCACTTACCAGGGGGGTAGGTGGGTTTGGTGGAATACTCGCTGCCATCTGCATCTGACAGAAATTCCATCACAATGGCTGGCATATCGCCTTGTAAATTAGGCGTATAACTGCGATCTATTTCCTGCCGCGAGACGCGAATTTCTGGGATAAACGCCCAGTCAGGTGCTTTGGCAACATACTGACCGTCCAGTGTGGCACAGATGGCGTAGTTGGTTGGTGTTAGGGTCGTTTCAGATAGCCTGCCAGCTATAGCTAAGCTGTCGGTGAGAGCGCTGGCCAAGAGCGGTTGGTTAATGTTATCCACGGGGTTGTCGGGCAAGACAAAATCGTCGGGAAGTTTTTCCCAGGCGATCTTAGGACTGGCAGCTAGGTCGATCGCGAGCATAGGAGGTAAATGCTGAGGATTACTGGTTATTGTAGCCCGAGCGCAGCGATCGCATGAGAGTTACAGAGCATCGTTTTACAAACAGAGAAGTTCCCTTGAGCTATGCTTAGGGAACTTCTCGATCGCGGAATGAATTTCTATTTCTAATTACTTGCCACCAGCTTCTTGACGGCTTGCGGTTTGAATATAAAGAATGAGTAAAAATACGGTGGGTACAAATACTGCTAGTGCGGTAGCAATCAGCCCTAATGAATTAACTTCCATAAATATTTGGCTCTCCTAAAACTTCTGTCAAAAATAGCTTTTAAAAATCATTATAGAGATTATTAGGTTCCAGACTTCCTTCAAAATACAAAAACTAAGTGCAGGTTCCAATCTGGGCTTTTAGGATCGAGGGCGATCGCCCGAATGAATTCGCGAAAATAAAAACGCCGCTCTGACTCCGAGAGATCCCACCAGAACTGCGGGATAGAAATTGTTTGCGCGATCGCTGCTAGGTTTGTGGGCGGTAGTTGTGCCAGTCGATCTTCGATCGTCGCGATTTCCGTGCGTAAATTATATATACGCAGATCGGCGGTTTCTCGATCGAGAATGCCAGAAAGCACGAGCGCGGGGATCTGGTCGATTACGCTGGTCTTTTTGGCGATCGCTGCTTCGAGTTGCTCTTTAAGCGTACCCAACCCTGACATCCCCACGCCGCTAACGGCGCTAGGTAAATCCTGGCAAATTTTGTCAATCGCTCGTTCTAAGACCCGTTCGTAGTCGAGTGCTTTGCATTTTGGTACTTCAGGACAGTCGTGACAGCGCAAATAAAGATATGACTTTTGTTTAGCTTTGCTCTTGCCCAAAGCCCGCGAGGTCGTGGAAGTAACTGTCATTTTGCCATTACAGCGATCGCAGATCGCTAAACCAGCTAGCGATCGCTTCGCACTGGCAGTACGGCTTGGCAACGACCGATTTCGCCTCAGTAAGCGATCTATTTGTGCGGCCTCGTCTCGCGAGAGTAAAGACTTATGCGTATTGCGGATGACCTGGGGCGGATCGACTGCCTGGTAGGCCAGGTCACCGCGATAGACCGGATTGGTGAGCCAGGCTTTGCCGGTGGAAACGGCAATTACTTTATTAAACCTTTGAGCGATATGCCTAACCGCACCGCGCAGGGAACCATACAACAGGAAATGTTCGAAGAAATCGCGCACGATTGGGGCATTGGTGCGATCGATGACATACCGATCCTTGCCGCGTTTGTAACCAAACGGCGCGTTACCCGGTGGTGGTAGTGCCCGTATCCGATTTTGGGCGTGTCCCTGGCGGATGCGATCGCTTATGTTCATTCTAAAAGTCACGATCCTGTCGATCGATCCCAATCATACGCCCAAACTTAAAGCCATCGGCATAGCCGATGGCTTTAAAGAAAAAATTGAAATGTCTACTCAATTACAGACCTAAGGTTAAGGATTTGGCGATGGGTAATGTTGCGCCAATACCTAGGTAGATGGTGAAGAAGGTACCGAATAGGAAAATTGCAGTTGCCACCGGACGGCGGAAAGGATTCTGGAACTTATTCACATTCTCAATGAACGGTACGAGAATGACACCTAAAGGCACGGAAGCCATCAGCACAACGCCCAACAGTTTATTGGGGACGACACGCAAAATCTGGAATACTGGATACAAATACCACTCAGGCAAAATTTCTAGCGGCGTAGCAAACGGGTTAGCAGGCTCGCCAATCATGGCGGGATCGAGTACCGCAAGACCTACACATAAAGCGATCGAACCCAAGATTACTACGGGAAAAATGTATAGTAAGTCATTTGGCCAAGCTGGCTCGCCGTAGTAGTTGTGACCCATATTTTTCTCTAGCTTGGCGCGGAGAACTGGATCGTTAAGATCTGGTAACTTTTCAATTTTGGACATATGGGGTAGCGATCTCCTTCTCTTAAAGTTGCTAGTTTAAATGGCTAGTTATCGAGCTATTTATCGTACTAAGAATTGCCAGTGTAGAACCAGCAACTCCAAAATTCTAACAGCCTGCCAAAACTCTAACAGTTTGACAGCGCGCGAATCTGCGGCGCGGACTCACAGCTAGAACTTACAAGGGGCCAGAAATACCTTGCTTGCGAATCATTAGGAAGTGAGCCAACATGAATACGGCAATTAACCAGGGCAATACAAAGGTATGCAGGCTGTAATAACGAGTGAGCGTACCTTGACCGACGCTAACGCCCCCGCGTAGTAATTCAGTGATCGTACCGCCAACAATGGGGATTGCTTCTGGTACGCCGGATACAATTTTTACCGCCCAATAGCCAACTTGATCCCAAGGTAGAGAGTAGCCAGTCACGCCAAAGGAAACAGTAATGACGGCTAGAATTACGCCTGTGACCCAGGTTAGTTCGCGAGGCTTCTTGAATCCACCCGTAAGGTAAACGCGAAATACGTGCAGGATCATCATCAGTACCATCATGCTGGCCGACCAGCGGTGAATCGAACGAATCAGCCAACCAAAGTTAACTTCGGTCATGAGGTAGCGGATAGAATCAAATGCCTCAGCTACAGTGGGTTTGTAGTAGAAAGTCATGGCAAATCCAGTAGCAAACTGGATTAAAAAGCAGGTGAGGGTGATCCCGCCCAAGCAATAAAAGATGTTGACGTGGGGAGGTACGTATTTGCTGGTTACATCCTCTGCGATCGCACCGATCTCCAGGCGCTCATCAAACCATTCGTAAACTTTGCTCATGAATTTTGGAACCTAAAAATTGCTCAACGGGAAAAAATTTTGTCGTTAACGTATTGTAATACTTCCTAGGGATTACATAAAAGAGTTTTTGGGTGATGGGGTTTGGGTAATGGGTAATGGGGGTTGGGCGATGCCGCAGGGGTTTAGCATTTGTCATGAATTCTTTGGTTTGATGCAAAGATTATCGAACAAATGCCAAACCCGTACCGAGGGGTGATGGTTGGGTGTTGGGGGTTGGGCGATGCCGCAGGGGTTTGGGGGGCGATCAATGTCGATCGCAATAGTCGCGCAACCAGGTGCGGACGGCATTGGCGATCGCGCCATCGCTCACATCTTGGGGCGGGGCATTGCCAATGCGCGTAAATACCATAGCCAGACTCCAGCCTCGCCGCGTATTCGTCAAAAACAACCAGTAGGCTTTTTTAGTAGTTTCTAATTTGCCAGCGGGTCGTTCTAGTAGCGATATAAACATTTGCTTCGGATCGGCCTCTGTGGCAGCAGGATCGTTTGCGCTTTTGCTTGAGGCGCTCGGGCGATCGCTCTCGACTGTTGGCAATGGCTCGATTTCAGGCAAACCTACTGCCACTACCTGTGACTTAAACCCAAGCCGCGTATAGGTGCGGGTCAGGTAGCCTTGCAAATCTTTGGCGATCGCGGTCGATAGCTCGGGAAATGTAGCTGGGCAAACCCGCTTATTTATATAGGTTGGTTGGCGTTCCGATGTTTCGGCTCTGGCTACAGGCATCAATACCCCACTCAGTTGGAGGCATAGACCGAGACACAAACTGGAAAAAAGACCGAAAGGCAAGCCAGTACCGATATGCAGCACTATAAAAATGTCGATCCGCTGAGCTTTTCATGCTTAAGGTTATCATAGATAAGCCGAAACCTTCATTGCGACGCATTCACGTGAATTCTTTACCCCTCAACCAGCTATTCCCTTTCCCGTTAGATCCATTTCAAGAAGATGCGATCGCAGCACTGGAAGCGGGTAAGTCTGTAGTGGTCTGCGCTCCTACTGGTTCTGGTAAAACTCTGGTGGGGGAATATGCCATCTATCGTGCTTTAGCTCGCAATCGTCGCGTATTTTATACCACGCCGCTCAAAGCTCTCTCCAACCAAAAATTTCGAGATTTTCGCGATCGCTTTGGCACTCAACAAGTCGGACTCCTGACGGGTGATATCTCGATCGATCGCGATGCCCCAATTTTGGTGATGACAACGGAGATCTTTCGCAACATGCTCTACGGCACGCTGATTGGTGAAGTAGGCACATCCTTGCAAGGCGTAGAAACAGTGGTTTTAGACGAATGCCACTATATGAACGACTACCAGCGGGGCACGGTATGGGAGGAGTCAATTATCTACTGTCCTCCAGAGATTCAACTAGTGGCACTATCTGCCACGGTCGAAAATAGCGCTCAGCTCACTGACTGGATCGAGCGCGTCCATGGTGCGACGCAGTTGATCTACTCCGATTTTCGTCCCGTACCCCTACAGTTCTACTTCTGCAATCCTAAAGGACTGTTTCCCCTACTAGATGAAACTCAAAAAAAGCTGCACCCCAAGCTAAGGCAGCAAAATCTGCGTTTCAAGAAAATGGCGAATACTCAGACAGATGGTAAGCGCAGATCCATGCGGCAGGAAGCGCCTGGCTTGCTCTTCGTGCTCTCGCAACTCCAACAAAGAGATATGCTGCCTGCTATTTACTTTATTTTTAGTCGGCGCGGGTGCGATCGCGCCGTTGCCGATTTAGGCGATCTCTCTTTAGTAAACGAGCAGGAAGCGCGCCAGCTCAAACAACAGATCGATGCTTTTTTAGAGGCAAATCCAGAAGCAGGGCGCACTGGTCAAGTGGAAGCACTTTACCGAGGAGTTGCCGCCCACCATGCTGGTATTTTGCCAGCTTGGAAAGGTTTGGTAGAAGAATTGTTTCAACAGGGGTTAATTAAGGTTGTATTTGCAACGGAAACCCTGGCGGCTGGGATTAATATGCCAGCTCGCACCACCGCGATCGCCAGTCTCTCCAAGCGTACCGATCGCGGGCATCGCCTGCTTACCGCCTCGGAATTTCTGCAAATGGCCGGACGTGCCGGTCGGCGCGGCATGGATGAAATTGGTTATGTGGTGACGATGCAAACCCCATTTGAGGGAGCAAAAGAAGCTGCCTATCTCTCCACTGCCACCCCCGATCCGCTCGTGAGTCAATTTACTCCCAGCTATGGCATGGTGCTGAACTTGCTGCAAACCCATACCATCGAACAGGCGAGGGAATTAATCGAGCGCAGCTTTGGGCAATACCTTGCCGATATCGTATTGCTGCCGCAACAGCAAAACCTGGATGCTGTGAGACTGGAAATAGAGCGGTTAGAACAGGAACTAGCTGGTATAGAGATCGGCCTCTTGGATGACTATGAAAAACTGCGCGAACACCTGCGAGAAGAGCGACGATTGCTCAAAACCCTTGCTCATCAAGCAGAAGAGGTAAGGCTCCACGAACTAGCAACGCACGTACCGTTTATGCTTACGGGCACCACTGTAACAATCAGGTCTCCCAAGGGTACTCTAGTTCCAGCAGTCTTAGCTGCCAAGTTGCCCGGTTCGGGTAAATTTCCCTGGCTGGTTTGCCTCGGGCAAGATAATCGCTGGTATGCGATTACTTACAAAGAAGTCGTCCTTATAGGAGGTGCATGGCTCGACACGGAAATTACGTTCCCGCCTGACCTGGTCGTCAAACCCGGTCAAGTTAGCAGTGGGGACGAATTCAGCGCCGAAATTGCCGCACGCATGCCTGCGCTGGAGATGCCGCCGGACGCACCCGAGGTGCAGCGCCAGAGCGATCGAGTACTGGTTCTAGAAACAAGGCTAGCGAGCCATCCTGTAGAAACATGGGAAAATCGCAGCCATACGATCAAAAAGATCCGCAGGCTAGAGCAACTCAAGCGCGAGATCGAGTTCAAACGTAACGTGCTCGATCAGAGGCGACAAAAGTACTGGCAGGAGTTTATGAGCTTGGTGCAGGTGTTGCAGAGCTTTGGCTACCTGAATGGTGTGGAACCTACTGAGTCCGGTAAGGTTGCCGCATCGCTCAGAGGGGATAACGAACTATGGCTGGCTCTATCTTTGTTATCCGGCGAACTAGATGAATTAGCCCCGCATCATTTGGCAACGGTTTGCGCTGCGATCGTGACGGAAAACAGCCGCCCCGATACCTGGACAAACTTGGGCATCTCGCCTGTAGTTGAAGAAGTTTTGGGAAATCTGCACGATATTAAGCGACAGTTAATTCAAAGACAACGCCGCCACTCCTTACTGATTCCCGTGTGGTTGGAATACGAACTGGTTGGAGTTGTCGAGCAGTGGGCGCTGGGGATGGAGTGGGTAGATCTATGCAGTCGTACTAATCTAGATGAGGGCGATCTCGTGAGAATATTGCGACGGACATTGGATATACTCTGTCAAATTCCCTATGTTCCGCATTTGTCAAATCAACTGATTCAAAATGCCAAACGCGCCATTCAGTTGATCGATCGCTTCCCTGTTAATGAGATAATTTAGCGAGTCTAGTTTATACCCCCAACCCCCATAATCCAATCAAAGCGAGGTCTTCAATGCGACAAAGTTTTTTTTGCCAACTTGCATTTCTAAGTACGGTACTGGCATCCGGTATGTATTCCCTACCTGCAACTGCTGAGATTCAACCAACAGAAATTAACGATCGGCAAATAGAAGTCGCATCCCCGCAACTAGAAGTAGCCCAAACATCTCTTCCTGCAATTAATCCAATTACCAAGCCGCTTACCAATTCAACTACCAATTTCACTAGGCGATCGCCACTCCCAGTCCAGTCTCAAATTGTGACCGTAGTGCGAGATAGTACGGTGGAGTGGACTAATATCGCTACAACCCTACAGGGAACTAATTACAAAGTCCTATCTCTAGAGAATCTCAACAAGCAAGCACTTAGCGATGTGGGATTTCTACTGCTACCCAACCTGGAAACTATTTCCAGCGCTCAAGTGGAGGTCTTAAAAGAATGGGTTGCCAGTGGCGGCAAGTTAATCGTTACTGGCTCGCTCGGACGTAAATCTACACCTGACGTTCAGGCTAAACTGCGCAGTCTCTTGGGGGGATATTGGAGCAGCCATTTGGGCGAACCGACGAATCTGGTGGTGCGATCGCAAGCAGACAACAGATGGGCGCTCTCAATCCCCAAGGTCAGTACGACCATTGTTGATAGTGGGGGCACGCTGGTGGCAACAGACCGCAATAGCGTAGCTGTTGCTTCCTGGAGCGGTAATTCAGCGGCAGTTTTAGCTAATCAGAACATCTTATTTCTCGGGTGGCAGTGGGGCACGGCAAAGGAACGCCAGGTTTACGATCGCAGTTGGTTAGCTGCTGCCGTTAACCGTTTCACCGCAGTTAACTCTACTCAGTCCAATCCCGATATACCTGCGATCGCGACGCCAGAACCTCGCATTAGTACAAACGAAGCAACCTACATGCGTCAGGATTTACAGGAGGCGATCGGTCGGATTGAAAGTGGAATTGCCAGCGCCCAAATCGCAAATCTCAATTCGCAGAGTAGATCTACGGTTGCATCCTTCAGTAAGCCTGGTTCGCTGCCATCGATCGTCGCTGCCAAACAGTTTATTAATGATATGCCAGACTCGATCCGCGATGGTAAATATGGCGAAGTTAGAATGCAGTGGCAACAAATCAGACAAAACCTTGCCAAAGATTATCCGATGAATCCGCTAACCGCCTTACCAGAGGTGAGAGCCATCTGGCTAGATCGCGGTACGATTGTGTCAGCGCGATCGGAGCGTCAACTGGCATTAGTGTTCGATCGCATGGCAGCGGCTGGCGTTAATACGGTTTTTCTGGAAACTGTCAATGCTGGCTATCCCATTTATCCCAGTAGTGTCGCTCCCCAACAAAACCCCCTTATACGCGGCTGGGATCCTCTTGCCACTGCTGTAAAGTTAGCCCACGAGCGCAAGATGGAACTACATGCTTGGGTATGGGTATTTAGCGCTGGCAATCGCCGTCATAACCTGTTGATTGGCAAACCATCCGACTATATTGGCCCAGTTTTAGAAGTTCATCCCGACTGGGCAAATCGCAGTCAAAATGGTGAGATATTTACACCGGAAGGGAAACCATTCCTCGATCCGGCGAATCCCCAGGTGCAAGACTATTTATTGAGACTCTATCGAGAGATTGTCACTCGCTATAAAGTCGATGGTATCCATCTTGACTATATTCGCTATCCCCGTCAAGAGTTCGGAGCGGATTTTGGGTTTAGCGTTGCCAGTCGCAGCCAGTTTCAAGCTTTGACTGGTGTCGATCCAGTCAGCATTACCGTAAATCATCCCTCATTGTGGCGGATGTGGACGGAGTTCCGCGCCCAACAAGTCAATCAATTTGTAGCGCGCGTATCGAAAGAGATGAAACAACTCAAACCCGATCTGACGATCTCCGCAGCCGTATTTCCCTGGCGCAATGCGGAAAGAATGAATACAATCCAGCAAGATTGGGAAGTATGGATAGCGAAAGGGGATGTGGATCTGATCGTGCCGATGACCTATGCATCCGATACCAGCAGTTTCCTCCGCCAGCAGGTGCAACCTACTCTAGCTAGCATTACTCAGTCACCCGTGCTCTTTTTGCCAGGAGTACTGCTAAGAGATATCCAGGACACCGAGTTGTTAGATCGAATCCAGGCAGTGCGAGATCTCCCATCGGGCGGCTATTCTCTGTTTGCTGCCGAGCATTTGCACCCCAGTTTTGAGCGTTTGTTTAAATACACTAAGACGGGGCAAGATTCGCAGATTCTGCCACACCGGAAGCCATTCGCTGCTGCCATGTCGCGCTATGCCATGCTCAAACAGGAGTGGGATGCTTTAGTCAAAATGGATAGCATCCTGGTAAAAGGAGAGAATCTACAAATATGGCAAGCCCAGTCCGAGACTTTATCGCAGGCACTGTCAACCTTGAACCAACAACCCAGTCAAGCGAATCTCAAAACGGCAATGTCGGCGCTGACAAAAATGTCTTCTGGTTTACCTACCTGGATGCGGGATGAGAAAACCGAGCGCCCCTATCGCATTGCTGCCTGGTCAAATCGTCTCTCTGCGATCGCTGCTTTACTGCGTTACGGCGATCGCCGCTCTATGTTTCAAAGCACCCCTACCGCCGCCATAACTCGCACTTCCAATGCATCCAACTAATCAACTTTGATATTTCCCTTTTTCAGTTTTAATTTCCAAATCAAGCCAGACACGGAATTAGTCAGGACATGGGCAACAATTGCGGGGAAAAGACTCCCAGTAAGTAAAGTCATAGTACCCAGACAAACTCCGATCGCCATTGCCCAGAGCGCATAACGCCATTGTTGCAGGTTAAACATGTGCAGGCTGCCGAAGACAATACTGCTAATCGCCACGGCGATCGCATTCATACCCAGACCTGGCAGAGCAACACCTCGAAATAATAATTCCTCGCTAATCCCAGGTAACAAGCCCAACCAGATCAGATCGGGCATCTCTAAAGGTTTGAGTACCATTTCTAGATAGACATCTGCTGACTTGCGATATTCCGCCCAGAATTCATAAATCAAACTGCTCGTGAGCGTAATCGCAGCACCTATTCCAACTCCTAATAGCAAATTTGGGAACGAAAGGTTCAGAGGCACAATTGATACAGATAGCGCGTACATCCAAATTTTGGCAATTATCAAAAGGACGATTGCCGTTACCGCCATAGCAAATAGAATTTGCGATCGCGTCATTGTTGGTGTTTCTGGTGAGTTATCCATGTTGTCCATGTCCGGCTGTGCCTTTAACTGAATATTTAAAGCTCATTTTTTAGCACTGATACTAACCGATCTATGTCATCTTCGGTAGTGAGATAGTGAACTGAGGCTCTCAGACATTCTGGATCTGGTATGGAACGAATCAGAATTCGTTGCTCGAATTCCAATTTGTGCATAACCCGTGCAGGAGAGCGATCCTCAACTGTGAATGCTACCAGGCCTGCTACTGGAGGTGTATCTCGCAAACACCTGACTTGCGGAATAGCCATCAACTCTTGCCATAGCAAGCGGCTGAGTTGGCAGATGCGCGCATAACGTTCGCTGCGATCGCCCCAGGCGTTGGCATGGGCGATTGCTACCCTTAAAGCCCCGTACAGGGGATAGGCCGAACTCGCCACCTCAAATTTCTGCCCGTCAGGCTGCCATTGCACGTTTGGCGTGCCGCTGACCGTGCTGCGCCAGCCAATGAATGTTGGTAGAGACTGCTGGAATACTTCTGGACGCACGTACAAACCGCCTACGCCCAAGGGGCCGCACCACCACTTATGTCCCGTGAATGCATAAAAATCCGCTTCTAGATCTGCTAGGTCTAGAGGTAAAACCCCAACGGACTGAGCGGCATCGACAGCGACTAAAATTCCATGAGTATGACAGGCTTGACAGATTTGTTTGAGCGGGACGACCTGACCCGTATTCCAGCAAATATGACTTACTACCACCATGCGGGTGCGCGGGTGGAGATGTTGTACGAGTGCTTCTACAGCATCGGCATCGCTGCGGTTCAGGGTTTGTCGCAGTGGGAAGTAGCTCAACTCGATGCCAAATCTCGATCTTAATTGCGTGGCGATCGCGATGATGCCGGGATGTTCGCAATCGGATAGCAATAGGCGATCGCCCTCCTGCCAATCTACGCTCCAAAGAGCGATGTTACAGCCGACAGTGGTATCTTCGGTCAGCGAGATGGTTTTGGCATCAACTTGCAACTCAGCGGCGATCGCCTCCCGCAGTAACTTTGCCTCCTCCATATCCCAGTTATTAGCAGCGATGGAAAATGCGCCCAGAGTTTCAATCTTCTGATAATTTTGGGCAATTCGCTCGATCGCCGCTTGGCACAT includes:
- a CDS encoding Uma2 family endonuclease, which encodes MLAIDLAASPKIAWEKLPDDFVLPDNPVDNINQPLLASALTDSLAIAGRLSETTLTPTNYAICATLDGQYVAKAPDWAFIPEIRVSRQEIDRSYTPNLQGDMPAIVMEFLSDADGSEYSTKPTYPPGKWFFYEEILQVPYYVIFNPSNGILEVYRLDESGRYRLQTAAENGRFQIESLKLFLGVWQGTRDSRTGYWLRWWDEESNLLLWRSELVEEERQRAEQEYQRAEREYQRAEQERQRAEQAEAEVAELRQRLREAGIE
- a CDS encoding recombinase family protein; translation: MNISDRIRQGHAQNRIRALPPPGNAPFGYKRGKDRYVIDRTNAPIVRDFFEHFLLYGSLRGAVRHIAQRFNKVIAVSTGKAWLTNPVYRGDLAYQAVDPPQVIRNTHKSLLSRDEAAQIDRLLRRNRSLPSRTASAKRSLAGLAICDRCNGKMTVTSTTSRALGKSKAKQKSYLYLRCHDCPEVPKCKALDYERVLERAIDKICQDLPSAVSGVGMSGLGTLKEQLEAAIAKKTSVIDQIPALVLSGILDRETADLRIYNLRTEIATIEDRLAQLPPTNLAAIAQTISIPQFWWDLSESERRFYFREFIRAIALDPKSPDWNLHLVFVF
- a CDS encoding aminotransferase class V-fold PLP-dependent enzyme, which produces MNILTHRSHYPALQNRTYFNYGGQGPMCQAAIERIAQNYQKIETLGAFSIAANNWDMEEAKLLREAIAAELQVDAKTISLTEDTTVGCNIALWSVDWQEGDRLLLSDCEHPGIIAIATQLRSRFGIELSYFPLRQTLNRSDADAVEALVQHLHPRTRMVVVSHICWNTGQVVPLKQICQACHTHGILVAVDAAQSVGVLPLDLADLEADFYAFTGHKWWCGPLGVGGLYVRPEVFQQSLPTFIGWRSTVSGTPNVQWQPDGQKFEVASSAYPLYGALRVAIAHANAWGDRSERYARICQLSRLLWQELMAIPQVRCLRDTPPVAGLVAFTVEDRSPARVMHKLEFEQRILIRSIPDPECLRASVHYLTTEDDIDRLVSVLKNEL
- the psbM gene encoding photosystem II reaction center protein PsbM: MEVNSLGLIATALAVFVPTVFLLILYIQTASRQEAGGK
- the petB gene encoding cytochrome b6, with the translated sequence MSKVYEWFDERLEIGAIAEDVTSKYVPPHVNIFYCLGGITLTCFLIQFATGFAMTFYYKPTVAEAFDSIRYLMTEVNFGWLIRSIHRWSASMMVLMMILHVFRVYLTGGFKKPRELTWVTGVILAVITVSFGVTGYSLPWDQVGYWAVKIVSGVPEAIPIVGGTITELLRGGVSVGQGTLTRYYSLHTFVLPWLIAVFMLAHFLMIRKQGISGPL
- a CDS encoding family 10 glycosylhydrolase: MRQSFFCQLAFLSTVLASGMYSLPATAEIQPTEINDRQIEVASPQLEVAQTSLPAINPITKPLTNSTTNFTRRSPLPVQSQIVTVVRDSTVEWTNIATTLQGTNYKVLSLENLNKQALSDVGFLLLPNLETISSAQVEVLKEWVASGGKLIVTGSLGRKSTPDVQAKLRSLLGGYWSSHLGEPTNLVVRSQADNRWALSIPKVSTTIVDSGGTLVATDRNSVAVASWSGNSAAVLANQNILFLGWQWGTAKERQVYDRSWLAAAVNRFTAVNSTQSNPDIPAIATPEPRISTNEATYMRQDLQEAIGRIESGIASAQIANLNSQSRSTVASFSKPGSLPSIVAAKQFINDMPDSIRDGKYGEVRMQWQQIRQNLAKDYPMNPLTALPEVRAIWLDRGTIVSARSERQLALVFDRMAAAGVNTVFLETVNAGYPIYPSSVAPQQNPLIRGWDPLATAVKLAHERKMELHAWVWVFSAGNRRHNLLIGKPSDYIGPVLEVHPDWANRSQNGEIFTPEGKPFLDPANPQVQDYLLRLYREIVTRYKVDGIHLDYIRYPRQEFGADFGFSVASRSQFQALTGVDPVSITVNHPSLWRMWTEFRAQQVNQFVARVSKEMKQLKPDLTISAAVFPWRNAERMNTIQQDWEVWIAKGDVDLIVPMTYASDTSSFLRQQVQPTLASITQSPVLFLPGVLLRDIQDTELLDRIQAVRDLPSGGYSLFAAEHLHPSFERLFKYTKTGQDSQILPHRKPFAAAMSRYAMLKQEWDALVKMDSILVKGENLQIWQAQSETLSQALSTLNQQPSQANLKTAMSALTKMSSGLPTWMRDEKTERPYRIAAWSNRLSAIAALLRYGDRRSMFQSTPTAAITRTSNASN
- a CDS encoding CPBP family intramembrane glutamic endopeptidase, with product MDNMDNSPETPTMTRSQILFAMAVTAIVLLIIAKIWMYALSVSIVPLNLSFPNLLLGVGIGAAITLTSSLIYEFWAEYRKSADVYLEMVLKPLEMPDLIWLGLLPGISEELLFRGVALPGLGMNAIAVAISSIVFGSLHMFNLQQWRYALWAMAIGVCLGTMTLLTGSLFPAIVAHVLTNSVSGLIWKLKLKKGNIKVD
- the petD gene encoding cytochrome b6-f complex subunit IV; amino-acid sequence: MSKIEKLPDLNDPVLRAKLEKNMGHNYYGEPAWPNDLLYIFPVVILGSIALCVGLAVLDPAMIGEPANPFATPLEILPEWYLYPVFQILRVVPNKLLGVVLMASVPLGVILVPFIENVNKFQNPFRRPVATAIFLFGTFFTIYLGIGATLPIAKSLTLGL
- a CDS encoding DEAD/DEAH box helicase — translated: MLKVIIDKPKPSLRRIHVNSLPLNQLFPFPLDPFQEDAIAALEAGKSVVVCAPTGSGKTLVGEYAIYRALARNRRVFYTTPLKALSNQKFRDFRDRFGTQQVGLLTGDISIDRDAPILVMTTEIFRNMLYGTLIGEVGTSLQGVETVVLDECHYMNDYQRGTVWEESIIYCPPEIQLVALSATVENSAQLTDWIERVHGATQLIYSDFRPVPLQFYFCNPKGLFPLLDETQKKLHPKLRQQNLRFKKMANTQTDGKRRSMRQEAPGLLFVLSQLQQRDMLPAIYFIFSRRGCDRAVADLGDLSLVNEQEARQLKQQIDAFLEANPEAGRTGQVEALYRGVAAHHAGILPAWKGLVEELFQQGLIKVVFATETLAAGINMPARTTAIASLSKRTDRGHRLLTASEFLQMAGRAGRRGMDEIGYVVTMQTPFEGAKEAAYLSTATPDPLVSQFTPSYGMVLNLLQTHTIEQARELIERSFGQYLADIVLLPQQQNLDAVRLEIERLEQELAGIEIGLLDDYEKLREHLREERRLLKTLAHQAEEVRLHELATHVPFMLTGTTVTIRSPKGTLVPAVLAAKLPGSGKFPWLVCLGQDNRWYAITYKEVVLIGGAWLDTEITFPPDLVVKPGQVSSGDEFSAEIAARMPALEMPPDAPEVQRQSDRVLVLETRLASHPVETWENRSHTIKKIRRLEQLKREIEFKRNVLDQRRQKYWQEFMSLVQVLQSFGYLNGVEPTESGKVAASLRGDNELWLALSLLSGELDELAPHHLATVCAAIVTENSRPDTWTNLGISPVVEEVLGNLHDIKRQLIQRQRRHSLLIPVWLEYELVGVVEQWALGMEWVDLCSRTNLDEGDLVRILRRTLDILCQIPYVPHLSNQLIQNAKRAIQLIDRFPVNEII